Proteins from one Legionella taurinensis genomic window:
- a CDS encoding 3-hydroxyacyl-CoA dehydrogenase/enoyl-CoA hydratase family protein has translation MQGHFFIKKIAVLGAGVMGAQIAAHCVNAGIETLLFDLAPQEGGKNSIVEKSIANLAKLKPTPLATPQTASLLEAKNYEENLADLGECDLIIEAIAERMDWKADLYKRITPFLNEKTILVSNTSGLSINALADVLPENYRHRFCGVHFFNPPRYMHLAELIPASATSPQLLNDLETWLTSKLGKGVVIAKDTPNFIANRIGVFSLLATLHHAEAMGMGLDEVDALTGALVGRPKSATFRTMDVVGLDTMAHVVRTMDEQLGNDPWHACFKLPDWLTQLIKEGHLGQKTGQGIYRKNGKTIEVYDVASKHYRVAGGEVSDEVKAIMKTPDARQRMSALMASKEKQAQFLSACFRDLFHYCAYHLAGVADTARDVDLAIRWGFGWQSGPFETWQSAGVAEVLSFIQEGIRSHQSLSTAALPQWLNEETQFYTAVGAFSPQSGQYKKPSSLPVYQRQYFKDTVIFEKSQEPLQVIYENGGVTMAHLKDDVAMLSFKSKANTIGQDVLDGLQEAIARAEKQCRGLIIYQNDVNNFSSGADLRGVANLIQTNRMDALDKMVHQFQQTAMQLKYCSIPTIAALRGRALGGGCELMMHCDAVIAAFESYPGLVEVGVGLIPAGGGCKEMALRAAKQAGDADLLLFIQPYFQQIATAFVAGSAPEALQRGYLKAKDSWVMHHNEVLYAALAKINEMQALNYQPPLKSLIKVAGREGHARLRAGLVNWLEGGFISQHDYFLADKLAEVICGGDVDEGTLVDETWLLNREREAFLALAATPLTQARIAHLLETGKPLRN, from the coding sequence ATGCAGGGACATTTTTTCATTAAAAAAATTGCTGTTTTGGGTGCAGGCGTTATGGGAGCGCAAATTGCGGCTCACTGTGTCAATGCGGGAATAGAAACCCTGCTGTTTGATCTGGCGCCTCAGGAAGGCGGTAAAAACAGCATTGTCGAGAAATCCATCGCCAATCTTGCCAAACTTAAACCAACACCGCTGGCTACACCTCAAACGGCTTCCCTGCTGGAAGCGAAAAACTATGAAGAAAACCTGGCTGATCTGGGTGAGTGTGATTTAATCATCGAAGCCATCGCTGAACGTATGGATTGGAAAGCGGATCTCTATAAACGGATTACCCCTTTTTTAAACGAAAAAACCATTCTGGTAAGTAATACCTCAGGCTTAAGCATCAATGCCCTGGCTGATGTGTTGCCGGAAAATTACCGTCACCGTTTTTGCGGCGTTCATTTTTTTAACCCGCCCCGTTACATGCATTTGGCTGAACTCATCCCTGCGTCTGCAACCAGCCCGCAATTATTAAATGATCTCGAAACCTGGCTGACCAGCAAATTGGGCAAAGGGGTGGTCATTGCAAAAGACACACCCAATTTTATTGCCAATCGCATTGGTGTGTTTTCTTTACTGGCTACGCTTCATCATGCCGAGGCGATGGGAATGGGCCTTGATGAGGTGGATGCGCTGACTGGCGCGCTGGTCGGAAGACCCAAATCCGCTACTTTCAGGACAATGGACGTGGTCGGTCTCGACACCATGGCGCATGTTGTGCGTACGATGGACGAGCAATTAGGCAACGATCCCTGGCATGCCTGCTTTAAATTACCCGATTGGTTAACCCAACTCATAAAAGAGGGGCATCTGGGGCAGAAAACCGGTCAGGGTATTTACCGAAAAAACGGTAAAACCATTGAAGTGTATGATGTTGCCAGCAAGCATTATCGCGTGGCCGGCGGTGAAGTCAGCGATGAAGTCAAGGCCATTATGAAAACCCCGGATGCAAGGCAACGCATGAGCGCATTAATGGCTTCGAAAGAGAAGCAGGCGCAATTTTTAAGTGCCTGTTTCCGTGATCTGTTCCATTATTGCGCTTACCATCTGGCGGGCGTCGCAGACACAGCCCGTGATGTGGATTTAGCCATTCGTTGGGGCTTTGGTTGGCAATCGGGTCCGTTTGAGACATGGCAAAGCGCCGGTGTCGCTGAGGTGCTGTCCTTCATTCAAGAGGGCATCCGTTCGCACCAGTCACTCAGTACGGCTGCATTACCGCAGTGGTTAAATGAAGAGACGCAATTTTACACAGCAGTGGGCGCCTTTTCACCGCAGTCAGGGCAATATAAAAAACCAAGTTCCTTACCGGTTTACCAACGGCAGTATTTTAAAGACACGGTGATTTTTGAAAAATCGCAGGAGCCTTTGCAAGTTATTTATGAAAATGGCGGCGTGACAATGGCCCATTTGAAAGACGATGTCGCCATGCTTTCATTTAAAAGTAAAGCCAATACCATTGGTCAGGATGTTCTGGATGGATTGCAGGAAGCCATTGCCAGAGCAGAAAAACAGTGTCGCGGCTTAATTATTTATCAAAACGACGTCAACAACTTCAGTTCCGGTGCTGATCTGCGTGGCGTGGCTAATCTGATTCAGACCAACCGCATGGATGCCCTGGATAAAATGGTGCATCAATTCCAGCAAACGGCCATGCAATTAAAGTATTGCAGTATTCCGACCATTGCCGCGCTGAGGGGACGCGCCCTGGGTGGTGGTTGTGAGTTAATGATGCATTGTGATGCCGTCATTGCTGCCTTTGAATCTTATCCCGGTCTGGTGGAAGTCGGTGTGGGTCTGATTCCAGCCGGTGGTGGATGTAAAGAAATGGCTCTGCGTGCAGCAAAACAAGCGGGTGATGCGGATTTGCTGTTATTTATCCAGCCTTATTTCCAGCAGATTGCAACCGCTTTTGTCGCTGGTTCAGCCCCCGAAGCGTTACAGCGCGGTTACCTGAAAGCCAAGGACAGCTGGGTTATGCATCACAATGAAGTGTTGTATGCGGCCCTGGCCAAAATCAATGAAATGCAGGCCCTGAATTATCAACCCCCGCTCAAGTCATTAATCAAGGTCGCTGGCCGTGAAGGGCATGCCCGTTTGCGAGCGGGATTGGTGAATTGGCTGGAGGGTGGTTTTATTTCTCAGCATGATTATTTCCTGGCGGACAAACTGGCTGAAGTCATTTGCGGCGGTGATGTGGACGAGGGGACTCTGGTTGATGAAACCTGGCTGCTGAACAGAGAAAGAGAAGCCTTTTTAGCGCTCGCTGCCACACCCTTAACTCAGGCGAGGATTGCCCATCTCTTAGAAACTGGCAAACCATTACGCAATTAA